Below is a window of Methylosinus sp. PW1 DNA.
GACGTGCTTGCGATCCGAAGGGATCGCGGCAATCTAGATTTTTCGAGGGATGGCGGGCGCCCGATGGCGGCGCGCCGGCGGATGAGGGTGAGGCATAGAGCGCGGATGAGCCCGGATCAAGACGCAGCGACGGGTTGGACGGTTCCGGTCCACACGGGGGTTCTGGTCCTCGCCAGCGGCGAGGCGATTTTCGGCTTCGGCTTCGGCGCCGTGGGCTCGGCCGTCGGCGAGGTCTGCTTCAACACCGCAATGACCGGCTATCAGGAAATCCTCACCGATCCTTCCTACGCCGGGCAGATCGTCACCTTCACCTTTCCGCATATCGGCAATGTCGGCGTCAATGACGAGGATGTCGAGACCGTCGATCTCGACAGAAGCTCCGGCGTGCGCGGCGTGATCGTCGCGGCGCCCTCGAGCGATCCGTCCAATTATCGCGCGCTGCGGCCGCTCGGCGAATGGCTCGCGGCGCGGGGGATCATCGGCCTCTGCGGCCTGGACACGCGCGCGCTGACGGCGCTGATCCGCGAGAAGGGCATGCAGAACGCCGTCATCGCCTTCGCGCCAGACGGCGTGTTCGACCTCGCCGCGCTGCGCGCCGAGGCCGCCGCCTGGCCGGGCATAGACGGAATGGACCTCGTGCCCTCCGTCACCGCGCCCGCGCGCTATGAGTGGGACGAGACCGTCTGGCGGCAGGCCACGGGTTATGGCAAGCGCGAGGGCGTGAAGTTCCGCGTCGTCGCCGTGGATTATGGCGTGAAGCGCAATATTCTGCGGCTGCTGGCGGAGGCCGGCTGCGAGGTGATCGTCGTGCCAGCGACGACCAGCGCCAAGGATATTCTCGCGCTCTCGCCCGATGGCGTGTTTCTCTCCAACGGGCCGGGCGATCCGGCCGAGACCGGCAAATACGCCGTGCCCACCATTCGCGAGCTATTGGCGGCGAAGGTTCCCACCTTCGGCATATGCCTCGGCCATCAGATGATGGCGCTCGCCGTCGGCGCGAAGACGCAGAAAATGCCGCAGGGCCATCACGGCGCCAATCATCCAGTGAAGGATTTCACCACCGGCAAGGTGGAGATCGTCTCGATGAATCACGGCTTCGCCGTGGATCGCGACAGCCTGCCGGCCAATGTCGCCGAGACGCATCGCTCGCTGTTCGACGGCTCCAATTGCGGCATTGCGCTGGCCGACCGCCCGGCCTTCTCCGTGCAGCACCACCCCGAGGCCTCCCCCGGCCCGCAGGACAGCCATTATCTCTTCGCGCGCTTTGTCGATATGATGGAGAAGGCGCGGGCGTGAGCAGATAGAGAAAGCCATGAGACGCGACGAAGCCATAGAACGACTGAGAGCGCATGAAGCCGAGTTGCGGCGGCTCGGCGTGCTCAGTCTCTATTTGTTCGGCTCGACCGCTCGCGACGAAGCTGACTCCACATCGGATGTCGATTTGTTTTTCGACTATCGAAAAGGCGAGCTCGGCCTTTTCGAGCTGATGGATCTAAAGGATTATGCTTACGACCTTCTGGGGAGCCCGGTCGACATCATGACGCGCGACAGCTTGCACAAAGCGTTGCGGGAGCGGATCGAAAAGACCGCATTGCGTGTGTTCTGATGGCGATCTCTTCGAATGTTCCGCGCCTGCAGGACATCATCGAAGCGATAGAGCATATTCACGAGTGCATGGCCGAGGCCTCGCTCGAGGATTTCGAAACCGATTGGCGACGGCAATGGCTCGTCGAGCGAGGCGTCGAGATCATTTCCGAAGCGAGCCGCCATCTCGACGACGAGCTGAAGGCGCGTCACCCTGAAATTCCCTGGCGCAAGGTGGCCGGCATCGGCAATGTGCTGCGGCATAGCTACGAGACAGTCGCCGCCGCAGTCCTGTGGAAGCTCGCGCAGCGCGACCTCCAACCATTGGAAAAAGTCTGCCGCGCGGAACTCGAATCCTTACGAAAAAAGCCTGTTTCTGATTGACACGCGTAGCGATGACCGCCCCTCACCGAAGCGCGATCGCCGACACCAGCCGCCCATAATCGGGCTCCTTGCGATGCACGCTGCGGCGGTAGCTGAAACAGCGCGCCTCATCCGCATAAGTGTCGATGCGCAAATTCTCGAAAGAGGCGACATTCGCCGCCTCGACGCGCCGCGTGATGAAAGATGGCAGATCGAACATGGAATGCCCCTCGCGCGTCGATGGCGCGAAGAAGCGCGCGAAGCTCGCATCCTCGGCGAGGAACCGCTCGACGAACTCGCCGCCCACCTCGTAGCTCTCGCGGCCGATAGCCGGGCCGAGCGCGACATGAATATCGGCGCGATGCGCGCCATGCGTCTCCATCAGAGCGATCGTCGCCTCGATCATGCCGGTGAGCGCGCCCTTCCATCCCGCATGGCAGGCGCCGATGACGCCGGCGCTTGCGTCGGCGAACAGCAGCATTCCGCAATCGGCGCCGGTGACGCCAAGCGCCAGCCCTTCGACATTGGTGACGAGCCCGTCGCAGCGCGGCCGCTCCGTCTCGGCCCAAGGCTCCGCGACATAGAGCGCGTCGTGCGAATGAATCTGATAGGGCACGAGCAGACGATGCGCCTCCGCGCCGAGGCGCCGCGCCATGCGCGCGCGATTCTCGGCGACGCGCGCGGACTCATCGCTGGAGCCGACTCCGCCATTGAGCGAAGCGTAAACGCCCTCCGACACGCCGCCCGCGCGCGTGAAGAAAGCGTGGCGAATGCCCGGCAGAGCGAGATTGCCGGCGCCGAGCGCGCGCGGCGGCGCCATCGTCTCGGTCATTGGAAAAACCCTGGCAGAAGCGGCATGTCTGGATGCGTCACGGCGATGACCTTGAACAATTCGCCCATGTCGCGCTTGGGATCGCCAGCGCCGATGAGACGCGCGAGCGCAATGTCGATCTCCGCGCGCTGCTCTGACGTCGCGCGTTTCTTCAAAGCTTCGGCGCGCTCG
It encodes the following:
- the carA gene encoding glutamine-hydrolyzing carbamoyl-phosphate synthase small subunit, whose protein sequence is MSPDQDAATGWTVPVHTGVLVLASGEAIFGFGFGAVGSAVGEVCFNTAMTGYQEILTDPSYAGQIVTFTFPHIGNVGVNDEDVETVDLDRSSGVRGVIVAAPSSDPSNYRALRPLGEWLAARGIIGLCGLDTRALTALIREKGMQNAVIAFAPDGVFDLAALRAEAAAWPGIDGMDLVPSVTAPARYEWDETVWRQATGYGKREGVKFRVVAVDYGVKRNILRLLAEAGCEVIVVPATTSAKDILALSPDGVFLSNGPGDPAETGKYAVPTIRELLAAKVPTFGICLGHQMMALAVGAKTQKMPQGHHGANHPVKDFTTGKVEIVSMNHGFAVDRDSLPANVAETHRSLFDGSNCGIALADRPAFSVQHHPEASPGPQDSHYLFARFVDMMEKARA
- a CDS encoding DUF86 domain-containing protein, yielding MAISSNVPRLQDIIEAIEHIHECMAEASLEDFETDWRRQWLVERGVEIISEASRHLDDELKARHPEIPWRKVAGIGNVLRHSYETVAAAVLWKLAQRDLQPLEKVCRAELESLRKKPVSD
- a CDS encoding nucleotidyltransferase family protein, which produces MRRDEAIERLRAHEAELRRLGVLSLYLFGSTARDEADSTSDVDLFFDYRKGELGLFELMDLKDYAYDLLGSPVDIMTRDSLHKALRERIEKTALRVF
- the pgeF gene encoding peptidoglycan editing factor PgeF, with the protein product MTETMAPPRALGAGNLALPGIRHAFFTRAGGVSEGVYASLNGGVGSSDESARVAENRARMARRLGAEAHRLLVPYQIHSHDALYVAEPWAETERPRCDGLVTNVEGLALGVTGADCGMLLFADASAGVIGACHAGWKGALTGMIEATIALMETHGAHRADIHVALGPAIGRESYEVGGEFVERFLAEDASFARFFAPSTREGHSMFDLPSFITRRVEAANVASFENLRIDTYADEARCFSYRRSVHRKEPDYGRLVSAIALR